TCCAATTACTTGATGAAGAAATTGAGCTGGATGCAGAGTTAGGTATGCGACAGAAGTCGGCTGAATTTAAAGCCAGTGGCGCAGAAATATATCAGCTACCTGTTGGGAATGATTGATCATGGGATTGAGTATTACCGTTAATGATCAGCTTCATCAAGTGGAGGCTCCTTGTACGGTTGTAGAATTACTAATACGGCTTAATCAACCGGCGAAAGGTGTGGCTGTAGCAATTAATAACCACATTATTTGCCGTAGCCAATGGCCGCAATATTTCCTTCAGGCAAATGATCAGGTGGTGTTATTTAAAGCCATTGCGGGTGGATAAACCATGTTAACAATCGCAGATAAAGTATTTAAATCCCGGTTATTTACCGGGACGGGAAAATTTAATGATAAATCCACCATGGTGGCTGCGTTGCAGGCTTCAGGTTCTGAATTAGTGACCATGGCTTTAAAACGAGTAGATTTAGACAACCAAGATGATAATATTTTGCAGCCATTAATTGCCAATGGGATGAATTTACTGCCGAATACATCGGGTGCTCGTACGGCGAAAGAAGCGGTATTTGCTGCGAAATTAGCACGAGAGGCGCTGGAAACTAATTGGGTGAAATTGGAAATTCACCCTGACCCACGTTATTTATTACCGGATCCAATTGAAACGTTAACAGCAGCGGAAATACTTGTGAAAGAAAGATTTGTTGTTCTGCCTTATATTCATGCAGACCCTGTGTTATGTAAACGACTGGAAGAGGTGGGTACGGCTGCAGTGATGCCATTAGGTTCACCCATTGGTTCTAATAAAGGACTAAAAACCCAGGAATTTTTGGAAATAATAATTGAGCAGTCCACTGTGCCAGTAATTGTTGATGCGGGTTTAGGTGCACCTAGTCATGCAGCTGCTGCCATGGAAATGGGAGCGGATGCCGTGTTGGTTAATACGGCAATGGCCGTTGCTGTTGATCCTGTCGCCATGAGTCGTGCTTTTGCTTTAGCAGTAGAAGCAGGGCGGATGGCATTTGAAACTGGACTCGCTACACCACAGCAACACGCCATTGCTTCCAGCCCATTAACTGCATTTTTAGAAGAGGCGGTATGAGTTTTTACGACCAGCTGCAAACGATTAACTGGGATGAAAGCCGAATCGCCATTGTCAGTAAAACCACGGCAGATGTTGAGCGGGCATTGTCCCGCCAGCGATTAGCGCTTGATGATTTTCAAGCGTTAATTTCACCCGCGGCTGAACCCTATTTGGAACAAATGGCCCAACGGAGTATTCAGCTTACCCGGCAGCGATTTGGTAATACAATGCAGATGTATATTCCACTGTATTTATCAAACTTGTGTTCCAATATATGCAGCTATTGTGGTTTTTCTATCCATAACAAAATCCGCCGTACCACATTGAATAAGGA
This genomic interval from Spartinivicinus ruber contains the following:
- the thiS gene encoding sulfur carrier protein ThiS; its protein translation is MGLSITVNDQLHQVEAPCTVVELLIRLNQPAKGVAVAINNHIICRSQWPQYFLQANDQVVLFKAIAGG
- a CDS encoding thiazole synthase, which gives rise to MLTIADKVFKSRLFTGTGKFNDKSTMVAALQASGSELVTMALKRVDLDNQDDNILQPLIANGMNLLPNTSGARTAKEAVFAAKLAREALETNWVKLEIHPDPRYLLPDPIETLTAAEILVKERFVVLPYIHADPVLCKRLEEVGTAAVMPLGSPIGSNKGLKTQEFLEIIIEQSTVPVIVDAGLGAPSHAAAAMEMGADAVLVNTAMAVAVDPVAMSRAFALAVEAGRMAFETGLATPQQHAIASSPLTAFLEEAV